One genomic segment of Scyliorhinus canicula chromosome 10, sScyCan1.1, whole genome shotgun sequence includes these proteins:
- the LOC119972878 gene encoding uncharacterized protein LOC119972878 isoform X2 codes for MNLPPIPASCIFNFLCLLPIAMNSSAAGHRAEDGHAHNHNRPFFFQPMPSPHMFTPPVPHFMHPPAFHPYFYPTVEIGGGLYYPMCPMPYPRNYGPQSPINHTNYRRPFFNSPLVARPTFYHSARFRHYPFRKNVTHTEVQTDMETNSDRSKGADMTETVPCKRQTAEKRVPKSSGIETSSVSATVLAQERVSHQGIRGEPDETEDGSAALAAKSGKAAGYSFQKEKIRIECSEGAPSINVWRSFEATVPLYNPAPNTAEDRIQCEVWSVSACEGAVPFYGPFDADKVNPGTAQFPIPGPAQMLLNSKCSEKTPEFQTPPGEGQTSPSKTENLKLPTTPFLHEASRQRSSSEIVHPSGIGADGSRRQGNGHIAERRKVSEYEMSKSDDSLESVEEYVPSANVLVWLQSQARGYRWKNGLPQPIPDGAGILNGSFEEISPKDEESSFDFFDAMPARKQVSYSHLMCDSAAPPARRSDAPPATRLGSRKENRAVSDKFCSACQKPTKSKSEKSVCKTHSAHREHPRKSQLIGNCVGGGRRKCRKISPESSNSNTNHKTGPSSDSEPLSRDQDRNSRAGVPGKVQAPGFSRKKILPRPAKSSTLQLANRSQDKRRGKRTLDPTKQPVHQREQNGAGTECPERQKPGLTANPERKRKEGKRRKCPREALNEKKQQKVKAICKPAPLKRSTQEFNEMETWDSSCLHGFQGNALRRGRAKKMLKHSCI; via the exons ATGAATCTGCCACCGATACCAGCCAGCTGTATTTTTAACTTTCTTTGCTTGTTGCCAATCGCAATGAATTCTTCAGCAGCCGGGCACCGGGCAGAAGATGGTCACGCACATAATCACAACAGGCCTTTCTTTTTCCAACCAATGCCATCACCACATATGTTTACACCTCCTGTACCCCACTTCATGCACCCTCCTGCCTTCCATCCGTACTTCTACCCGACAGTAG AAATTGGTGGCGGTTTATATTATCCTATGTGTCCCATGCCATATCCAAGGAACTATGGCCCACAATCACCAATAAACCACACCAACTATAGAAGACCTTTTTTTAATTCCCCCCTGGTCGCTCGCCCGACGTTCTATCATTCTGCACGATTCCGACACTACCCCTTTCGCAAAAATGTCACTCATACGGAAGTACAGACAGACATGGAGACCAATTCGGATCGATCGAAAGGGGCAGATATGACCGAAACGGTGCCGTGTAAACGCCAAACTGCGGAGAAAAGAGTGCCAAAGTCTTCAGGTATTGAAACTAGTTCGGTAAGTGCGACTGTTCTTGCTCAAGAAAGAGTTTCTCACCAGGGAATTCGAGGTGAACCAGACGAGACTGAAGATGGCAGCGCCGCACTGGCAGCTAAAAGTGGCAAGGCTGCTGGCTATTCATTCCAGAAGGAAAAAATCCGGATCGAGTGTAGTGAAGGAGCCCCTTCCATAAATGTGTGGCGGTCCTTTGAAGCCACTGTTCCTCTATATAATCCTGCCCCCAACACAGCCGAGGATAGGATTCAGTGCGAAGTGTGGTCAGTCAGTGCCTGTGAGGGTGCAGTTCCTTTCTATGGGCCCTTTGATGCGGATAAAGTGAATCCTGGCACTGCACAGTTTCCCATTCCTGGTCCTGCACAGATGTTGCTGAATTCCAAGTGTTCAGAAAAGACTCCGGAATTTCAAACCCCGCCGGGTGAGGGGCAAACCTCGCCCAGTAAAACTGAGAACCTCAAACTTCCAACAACTCCATTCCTCCATGAAGCGTCCCGGCAAAGGAGCTCGAGTGAGATTGTTCATCCCAGTGGGATTGGAGCGGATGGGAGCAGGAGGCAGGGGAATGGACACATTGCAGAGAGGCGCAAGGTTTCAGAGTATGAAATGTCCAAGAGTGATGATTCTCTGGAGTCTGTGGAAGAATATGTTCCCTCTGCCAATGTGCTGGTTTGGTTACAGAGCCAGGCGCGAGGTTACCGCTGGAAAAACGGTCTTCCCCAACCCATCCCGGATGGAGCAGGAATCCTCAATGGCTCCTTTGAAGAAATCTCTCCCAAAGACGAGGAATCGTCCTTTGATTTCTTCGACGCGATGCCAGCGAGGAAGCAAGTGTCCtacagccacctgatgtgcgattcTGCCGCGCCGCccgcccgccgctccgacgcgCCGCCCGCTACTCGCCTGGGCAGCAGGAAGGAAAATCGCGCTGTTTCTGATAAATTTTGCAGCGCCTGTCAAAAACCAACCAAATCAAAGAGCGAGAAATCCGTCTGTAAAACCCATTCGGCCCACCGGGAGCATCCCAGGAAATCTCAGCTAATTGGGAATTGTGTGGGCGGCGGGCGGCGCAAATGCCGCAAAATCTCCCCAGAATCGAGCAACTCCAACACCAACCACAAAACTGGCCCTTCCTCCGATTCGGAGCCGCTTTCCCGGGATCAGGATAGGAATTCCAGGGCCGGTGTCCCGGGAAAAGTCCAAGCGCCTGGATTTTCCCGCAAGAAAATACTTCCCAGACCAGCCAAAAGCTCCACTTTGCAGCTGGCCAATCGCTCACAAGACAAACGCAGAGGGAAGAGGACATTGGACCCGACTAAACAGCCAGTTCACCAGAGAGAGCAAAATGGGGCGGGAACAGAGTGCCCGGAGCGCCAGAAACCGGGGCTAACCGCAAACCCAGAACGAAAACGTAAAGAGGGAAAGAGACGGAAATGTCCACGGGAGGCTTTGAACG